Genomic segment of Citrus sinensis cultivar Valencia sweet orange chromosome 7, DVS_A1.0, whole genome shotgun sequence:
gaaattaaaaccttGGTGCATTATCTATTACTTGTAAGTTTACAAAATCCATAAAAGATTCTAAATTGTCGGACAAacaaatcatatcaatatcaGTATTTTTCCGATTTACCTCAATATTCAAGGACTCGTGTTTATTGGATCATTTTTTCCATGATGCCACAGATCATACCTACTCTCCAATTCGAAGTCCTCACGGCTCTGGCAGGAAAAGTCATGGAGAGGTACTTCCTCCACCTAACAAACCACACCATATTTCATCAACTAAGCACTACTCTCCAACAAAAGGTACACTGGGAACCCGTAAATGTAGCTATTTATATGTGGATACTAGATTTATATTTCATGCCCCAATTATGGACAATTCAACAATTTATTCCTTTTGTAGGTGCCCACTCCCATGATGCCATGAGGCCTTCCAGTATCACTCCTGCACCGTCTTCATTGTCAAGTTTTAGAGGTCCTACAAAGAAATGGGTGCATGGTCCAGCATCTTCTCCTTTCATTCCATTTCATAGACATCATCATGTAAGAAACAAGTCTAGAAATTCTGGTTCTGGACCAGCTTATCCAACTCCTGCTCCCTCCAACAGCCAGCAAGGTTTTGTTCTATCCCTGGAGTAGGAGTCAGTAAATTtcttacattattttttactttgaaaatatctattttttgAGTTTCAAACAATCAGTGAAATGCACAGGTCCTTCAGTCCCCTCATTTCAGTCTCCCCTTCCATCATCATCAAGCTGGAGTTCACGTGCACCAGCACCGTCACCAAAAGCTACATCAGGCAACTTAAACGGTATGAGAAtgttcaacatttttttttgttgggttgggttggggggggggggggttaaATTTGGTTTCTGTAGTTTCCAAAAAAGCTTGGTTTCCTGTGCTTTATTCATGGTGctattgatgatgacaatgTTGTGATCATTTGTTCTTTCTATGACAAGTGCCCAGTCTTCGGCCTACAATTTCTCCTACGAGTTCTTccttgaagaagatgaagactCCACCGCCATCATCAGTTATGACATTACCACCGCCACCTCCTAATGAAGGTAGATGTTCTCTTCGCTCTAGCAGTTGTAAAATGAACCGtcttgttaattaaattttgtcaaCTATGTATACGCAGCATAACAGATTACAATCTTTTCGGATTTTAAATGCAGATTGTGGCTCAGTGACATGCACTGAGCCACTAACATACACTCCTCCCGGCTCACCCTGTGGATGTGTGTGGCCAATTCAAGTTAAGCTCGCCCTTGATGTTCCAATTTACACATTTTTCCCTCTGGTTTCACAGCTGACAGAGGAAATTGCGGCAAGTGTTGGACTAAACCATAGCCAAGTTCGCGTTATGGGAGCAAATGCAGCTAGTCAGCAGCTACAAAAAAGCACAGCCCTCATCAACCTTGTGCCATTGGGTGTTCAATTTGATGATACTGTCGCTTTTTTGATCTTCAAGAAATTTTGGCAGAGACAGGTTTTCATAAAACCTTCCCTCTTCGGTGCCTATGAAGTGTTATACGTTCACTATCCAGGTTATACATTTATCCTCACTTGgatgtttaaaataatttcagtaGGAATGAAAAGTTACATGTAATTTTGTTTCCTTGGGGAAGTATTTGGGAAATGTTTTGAGTTGGGAACTTAAAACTTAGATTTTGATTCTTACAATTCTGAAGGTCTTCCACCCTCTCCTCCATCACAATCGAGCATTTCTACCGAAGATGATGGACCATATGCTGGTCGTGACAACAAAAGACAGGCATTAAAACCATTAGGAGTTGAGGTGCCAATGAGGAAGAAAGGCGGGCTTAGAGGAAGCATGATTGCTGCAATTGTTCTATCATCATTTACAGCCTTAGTTTTATGCTTTGGAATAGCAGTTTTCCTGTTGAAACGTGGTGCTTTTCGTCAACCTGAACAAACACCACATGATGTGATATGCGCCCCTGCAAAACTATCTGGTACTACTGTGATCCAATTCTTTAGTCCTTTTGTTGATTATGTAACACATAGTAGTACGTTTGTCAAACTTTGGATTACTATGATCAGTACAATAAAATGGTAAAAACTCATATATTACTGAGACCATTTTTAACTACTTTTTCATCagcataaaatattttcataaactatGCTCCCCAACTTTAGCAACATCTACTGActtagtttttaatattttacgaaatttttcttgatattCAGTTGCTGACTATCTCCCTATTCAACCCTCAAGTTCCACTTTATGGTTGTTCTATTTTTTCTGTGCTGATATTTGGGCTTTTCTGTTATCGCAAGATCATTTAATGGTAAATAATGAAATCTAATTCAGCAGGGGCTACGACGACTTTGCGATATGGAAGCATGCTCAGTTCCTCATCGGTGTCCATTGATTCTTGTGCGGTGACATATACAGGAACTGCTAAGACTTTTACTTTGAATGATATTGAGAAAGCTACAAATGGTTTTCATACTTCAAGAATAATTGGTGAAGGAGGATTTGGGGTTGTCTATAGAGGCATTTTAGATGATGGAAGAGAAGTGGCCGTGAAGGTTCTTAAGAGAGCTAATCAACATGGAGGCAGAGAGTTCTTGGCTGAACTTGAGATGCTAAGCCGTCTTCACCACAGGAATTTAGTTAAGCTGTTTGGTGTTTGCATAGAGGATAATAACCGCTGCCTAGTCTATGAACTTATTCATAATGGAAGTCTCGAATCTCATTTACATGGTAGATTCATTCAGGATGATTTTTCCATCTTCAATTATTTCGATTTGTTAATAAACTCTTGTATATTTATGGGTTATTGTTAAATCTGAAAAGAGCTTTTTGGTATGTTCTTGTATCCTGTCAGGAGATGACAAAGTAAATGGTCCACTTGACTGGGATGCCCGGATGAAGATTGCCCTTGGCGCAGCTCGCGGCTTGGCATATTTGCATGAAGACTCAAGCCCTCGAGTTATACATCGGGACTTCAAGTCCAGCAACATCTTGCTGGAACATGATTTTACACCAAAAGTTTCAGATTTTGGATTGGCCAGAACAGCATTGGATGAGGGGAACAAACACATCTCAACACACGTTATGGGAACATTTGGGTATGAAGTTCCTTCACCTTTATACTTGAAAATATGTTCTTCGTATTTGATGAGACCTGTATTAAGCTagattttcttgattttcagTTACCTAGCTCCTGAATATGCAATGACTGGTCATCTTCTTGTGAAAAGTGACGTTTATAGCTATGGTGTAGTCCTCCTTGAGCTTCTAACAGGAAGGAAGCCAGTGGACTTGTCACAACCTCCTGGTCAAGAAAATCTAGTAGCTTGGGCTCGTCCACTTCTGACAACAAAGGAGGGTCTGCAAACAATCATTGACCCAGTCATTGAGTCTAATATCTCATATGATACCCTTGTGAAAGTAGCAGCAATTGCATCAATGTGTGTGCAGCCTGAAGTATCACACCGGCCTTTCATGGGTGAAGTTGTTCAAGCTTTAAAGCTAGTGTGCAATGAATTTGATGAAACAAAAGAGACTATAGAATCAAGAGATCTCAGTGAAGACTGCTCTATCAGTGTAGATAGCAAGGTAAATAGACTCTCAGGTGAGTTTGTAGAAGCTTTGGAAGTCTGTCATACAAGGTCTGGCTATGGTGTTGGTCATGACAACAGCATGGCAATATCGGCATCAGAAATGATTACACCAATGGGGCTTGAAGGACAGGAATCTGGGTCTTTTAGGAGACACTCTAGTTCAGGGCCCCTGAGGTCAGAAGGGAGAAGGCAGTTCTGGCAGATATTAAAAAGTTCGTCTAGAGGCAGCATGAGAGAGCACGGATTTTCGTCTAAATTTTGGCCAGAATCCcactaaaatttttcaaaatctacaGAAGACAATCGAAATTCGCTCTTACAGACAACTGAAACTCCTGGCAATCTCATTGCATGCAGACTAATATCAAATGCAGTCATGCAAATTGTGAAATGCTCTGAAAACATCTC
This window contains:
- the LOC102626430 gene encoding receptor-like serine/threonine-protein kinase ALE2 isoform X1, giving the protein MGLLFAFMVMALCATPSALSLRGSAVTVALPPRRLPQNLPNIQPVSPGHPPSILPDHTYSPIRSPHGSGRKSHGEVLPPPNKPHHISSTKHYSPTKGAHSHDAMRPSSITPAPSSLSSFRGPTKKWVHGPASSPFIPFHRHHHVRNKSRNSGSGPAYPTPAPSNSQQVKCTGPSVPSFQSPLPSSSSWSSRAPAPSPKATSGNLNVPSLRPTISPTSSSLKKMKTPPPSSVMTLPPPPPNEDCGSVTCTEPLTYTPPGSPCGCVWPIQVKLALDVPIYTFFPLVSQLTEEIAASVGLNHSQVRVMGANAASQQLQKSTALINLVPLGVQFDDTVAFLIFKKFWQRQVFIKPSLFGAYEVLYVHYPGLPPSPPSQSSISTEDDGPYAGRDNKRQALKPLGVEVPMRKKGGLRGSMIAAIVLSSFTALVLCFGIAVFLLKRGAFRQPEQTPHDVICAPAKLSAGATTTLRYGSMLSSSSVSIDSCAVTYTGTAKTFTLNDIEKATNGFHTSRIIGEGGFGVVYRGILDDGREVAVKVLKRANQHGGREFLAELEMLSRLHHRNLVKLFGVCIEDNNRCLVYELIHNGSLESHLHGDDKVNGPLDWDARMKIALGAARGLAYLHEDSSPRVIHRDFKSSNILLEHDFTPKVSDFGLARTALDEGNKHISTHVMGTFGYLAPEYAMTGHLLVKSDVYSYGVVLLELLTGRKPVDLSQPPGQENLVAWARPLLTTKEGLQTIIDPVIESNISYDTLVKVAAIASMCVQPEVSHRPFMGEVVQALKLVCNEFDETKETIESRDLSEDCSISVDSKVNRLSGEFVEALEVCHTRSGYGVGHDNSMAISASEMITPMGLEGQESGSFRRHSSSGPLRSEGRRQFWQILKSSSRGSMREHGFSSKFWPESH
- the LOC102626430 gene encoding receptor-like serine/threonine-protein kinase ALE2 isoform X2, with product MGLLFAFMVMALCATPSALSLRGSAVTVALPPRRLPQNLPNIQPVSPGHPPSILPDHTYSPIRSPHGSGRKSHGEVLPPPNKPHHISSTKHYSPTKGAHSHDAMRPSSITPAPSSLSSFRGPTKKWVHGPASSPFIPFHRHHHVRNKSRNSGSGPAYPTPAPSNSQQVKCTGPSVPSFQSPLPSSSSWSSRAPAPSPKATSGNLNVPSLRPTISPTSSSLKKMKTPPPSSVMTLPPPPPNEDCGSVTCTEPLTYTPPGSPCGCVWPIQVKLALDVPIYTFFPLVSQLTEEIAASVGLNHSQVRVMGANAASQQLQKSTALINLVPLGVQFDDTVAFLIFKKFWQRQVFIKPSLFGAYEVLYVHYPGLPPSPPSQSSISTEDDGPYAGRDNKRQALKPLGVEVPMRKKGGLRGSMIAAIVLSSFTALVLCFGIAVFLLKRGAFRQPEQTPHDVICAPAKLSGATTTLRYGSMLSSSSVSIDSCAVTYTGTAKTFTLNDIEKATNGFHTSRIIGEGGFGVVYRGILDDGREVAVKVLKRANQHGGREFLAELEMLSRLHHRNLVKLFGVCIEDNNRCLVYELIHNGSLESHLHGDDKVNGPLDWDARMKIALGAARGLAYLHEDSSPRVIHRDFKSSNILLEHDFTPKVSDFGLARTALDEGNKHISTHVMGTFGYLAPEYAMTGHLLVKSDVYSYGVVLLELLTGRKPVDLSQPPGQENLVAWARPLLTTKEGLQTIIDPVIESNISYDTLVKVAAIASMCVQPEVSHRPFMGEVVQALKLVCNEFDETKETIESRDLSEDCSISVDSKVNRLSGEFVEALEVCHTRSGYGVGHDNSMAISASEMITPMGLEGQESGSFRRHSSSGPLRSEGRRQFWQILKSSSRGSMREHGFSSKFWPESH
- the LOC102626430 gene encoding receptor-like serine/threonine-protein kinase ALE2 isoform X3, producing MGLLFAFMVMALCATPSALSLRGSAVTVALPPRRLPQNLPNIQPVSPGHPPSILPDHTYSPIRSPHGSGRKSHGEVLPPPNKPHHISSTKHYSPTKGAHSHDAMRPSSITPAPSSLSSFRGPTKKWVHGPASSPFIPFHRHHHVRNKSRNSGSGPAYPTPAPSNSQQGPSVPSFQSPLPSSSSWSSRAPAPSPKATSGNLNVPSLRPTISPTSSSLKKMKTPPPSSVMTLPPPPPNEDCGSVTCTEPLTYTPPGSPCGCVWPIQVKLALDVPIYTFFPLVSQLTEEIAASVGLNHSQVRVMGANAASQQLQKSTALINLVPLGVQFDDTVAFLIFKKFWQRQVFIKPSLFGAYEVLYVHYPGLPPSPPSQSSISTEDDGPYAGRDNKRQALKPLGVEVPMRKKGGLRGSMIAAIVLSSFTALVLCFGIAVFLLKRGAFRQPEQTPHDVICAPAKLSAGATTTLRYGSMLSSSSVSIDSCAVTYTGTAKTFTLNDIEKATNGFHTSRIIGEGGFGVVYRGILDDGREVAVKVLKRANQHGGREFLAELEMLSRLHHRNLVKLFGVCIEDNNRCLVYELIHNGSLESHLHGDDKVNGPLDWDARMKIALGAARGLAYLHEDSSPRVIHRDFKSSNILLEHDFTPKVSDFGLARTALDEGNKHISTHVMGTFGYLAPEYAMTGHLLVKSDVYSYGVVLLELLTGRKPVDLSQPPGQENLVAWARPLLTTKEGLQTIIDPVIESNISYDTLVKVAAIASMCVQPEVSHRPFMGEVVQALKLVCNEFDETKETIESRDLSEDCSISVDSKVNRLSGEFVEALEVCHTRSGYGVGHDNSMAISASEMITPMGLEGQESGSFRRHSSSGPLRSEGRRQFWQILKSSSRGSMREHGFSSKFWPESH
- the LOC102626430 gene encoding receptor-like serine/threonine-protein kinase ALE2 isoform X4, producing the protein MHRSFSPLISVSPSIIIKLEFTCTSTVTKSYIRQLKRLRPTISPTSSSLKKMKTPPPSSVMTLPPPPPNEDCGSVTCTEPLTYTPPGSPCGCVWPIQVKLALDVPIYTFFPLVSQLTEEIAASVGLNHSQVRVMGANAASQQLQKSTALINLVPLGVQFDDTVAFLIFKKFWQRQVFIKPSLFGAYEVLYVHYPGLPPSPPSQSSISTEDDGPYAGRDNKRQALKPLGVEVPMRKKGGLRGSMIAAIVLSSFTALVLCFGIAVFLLKRGAFRQPEQTPHDVICAPAKLSAGATTTLRYGSMLSSSSVSIDSCAVTYTGTAKTFTLNDIEKATNGFHTSRIIGEGGFGVVYRGILDDGREVAVKVLKRANQHGGREFLAELEMLSRLHHRNLVKLFGVCIEDNNRCLVYELIHNGSLESHLHGDDKVNGPLDWDARMKIALGAARGLAYLHEDSSPRVIHRDFKSSNILLEHDFTPKVSDFGLARTALDEGNKHISTHVMGTFGYLAPEYAMTGHLLVKSDVYSYGVVLLELLTGRKPVDLSQPPGQENLVAWARPLLTTKEGLQTIIDPVIESNISYDTLVKVAAIASMCVQPEVSHRPFMGEVVQALKLVCNEFDETKETIESRDLSEDCSISVDSKVNRLSGEFVEALEVCHTRSGYGVGHDNSMAISASEMITPMGLEGQESGSFRRHSSSGPLRSEGRRQFWQILKSSSRGSMREHGFSSKFWPESH